Proteins encoded in a region of the Nocardia asteroides genome:
- a CDS encoding fumarate hydratase, whose translation MTAPDFRYSDLLPIGADDTPYRLLTTEGVSTFEHNGRTFLQVEPEALRLLTETAMHDISHFLRPAHLGQLRKIIDDPESSGNDRFVALDLLKNVNISAGGILPMCQDTGTAIVMGKKSEGVLTGADDAEWISRGVFDAYTKLNLRYSQLAPITMWDEKNTGSNLPAQVELYSTAGDPAEPAYKFLFMAKGGGSANKSFLYQETKAILNPTRMLEFLDEKIRSLGTAACPPYHLAVVIGGTSAEFALKTAKYASAHYLDSLPTAGSLSAHAFRDLELEEEVFKLTQSFGIGAQFGGKYFCHDVRVVRLPRHGASCPVAIAVSCSADRQALAKITAEGVFLEQLEREPAQYLPEQTDAILGGDVVRIDLNRPMDEIRAELSKYPVKTRLSLTGPLVVARDIAHAKIKERLDAGEPMPDYLREMAVYYAGPAKTPEGYASGSFGPTTAGRMDSYVDQFQAAGGSYVMLAKGNRSAQVTKACKEHGGFYLGSIGGPAARLALDCIKSVEVLEYPELGMEAVWKIEVEDFPAFIVVDDKGNDFFAETQKPIALRVRTRSKERV comes from the coding sequence GTGACCGCGCCGGACTTTCGTTATTCAGACCTGCTGCCGATCGGCGCGGACGACACCCCTTACCGGTTGCTGACCACCGAGGGCGTCAGCACTTTCGAGCACAATGGGCGTACGTTCTTGCAGGTCGAGCCGGAAGCGCTGCGGCTGCTCACCGAAACGGCGATGCACGACATCAGCCACTTCCTGCGTCCGGCGCATCTCGGTCAGTTGCGCAAGATCATCGACGACCCGGAGTCGAGTGGCAACGATCGCTTCGTCGCGCTCGATCTGCTGAAGAACGTCAACATCTCCGCGGGCGGCATCCTGCCGATGTGCCAGGACACCGGTACCGCGATCGTCATGGGCAAGAAGTCCGAGGGCGTGCTCACCGGTGCCGACGACGCGGAGTGGATCAGCCGCGGCGTGTTCGACGCCTACACCAAGCTGAACCTGCGTTACTCGCAGCTGGCCCCGATCACCATGTGGGACGAGAAGAACACCGGTTCCAATCTGCCCGCGCAGGTCGAGCTGTACTCCACCGCGGGTGACCCGGCCGAGCCGGCCTACAAGTTCCTGTTCATGGCCAAGGGCGGCGGGTCGGCGAACAAGTCGTTCCTGTACCAGGAGACCAAGGCGATCCTGAACCCCACGCGGATGCTGGAGTTCCTGGACGAGAAGATCCGCTCGCTGGGCACCGCGGCCTGCCCGCCGTATCACCTGGCGGTCGTCATCGGTGGCACCAGCGCCGAGTTCGCGTTGAAGACCGCGAAATACGCCTCCGCGCACTACCTGGACAGCCTGCCCACCGCGGGGTCGTTGTCCGCGCACGCTTTCCGCGACCTGGAACTGGAGGAGGAGGTCTTCAAGCTGACCCAGTCCTTCGGTATCGGCGCGCAGTTCGGCGGCAAGTACTTCTGCCACGACGTGCGGGTCGTGCGCCTGCCCCGGCACGGCGCCAGCTGCCCGGTCGCCATCGCGGTGTCCTGCTCGGCGGACCGGCAGGCGCTGGCCAAGATCACCGCCGAAGGCGTGTTCCTGGAACAGCTCGAGCGCGAGCCCGCGCAATACCTGCCCGAGCAGACCGACGCCATCCTCGGTGGCGACGTGGTGCGCATCGACCTGAACCGTCCGATGGACGAGATCCGCGCCGAATTGTCCAAATATCCGGTGAAGACCAGGCTTTCGCTGACCGGTCCGCTGGTCGTCGCACGCGACATCGCGCACGCCAAGATCAAGGAGCGTCTCGACGCGGGCGAGCCGATGCCGGACTACCTGCGCGAGATGGCCGTCTACTACGCCGGCCCGGCCAAGACGCCGGAAGGCTACGCCTCCGGTTCCTTCGGACCGACCACGGCGGGCCGGATGGACTCCTACGTCGACCAGTTCCAAGCCGCGGGCGGCTCGTACGTCATGCTGGCCAAGGGCAATCGGTCCGCGCAGGTGACCAAGGCGTGCAAGGAGCACGGCGGCTTCTACCTCGGCTCCATCGGCGGACCGGCCGCCCGGCTGGCGCTGGACTGCATCAAGTCGGTCGAGGTGCTGGAGTACCCCGAGCTGGGCATGGAAGCGGTGTGGAAAATCGAGGTCGAAGATTTTCCCGCGTTCATCGTCGTCGACGACAAGGGCAACGACTTCTTCGCCGAAACGCAGAAGCCGATCGCGCTGCGCGTGCGCACCCGCTCCAAAGAGCGCGTCTGA
- a CDS encoding M15 family metallopeptidase encodes MVALPALVASGVLAGPARADTAVFVDQRESVGSATGTEGLEPALALAYTLAEREAHAQGVPLSITSGYRTPAEQQALWEDGVATYGPDGARRWVLPPEESTHVSGEAIDVGPQQGARWLEANGYRWGLCRTFENEWWHFELATVPGTDCPPMVPDASAR; translated from the coding sequence ATGGTGGCCCTCCCTGCGCTGGTCGCGAGCGGTGTACTGGCGGGTCCGGCGCGGGCCGATACCGCCGTATTCGTCGATCAGCGGGAGTCGGTGGGCTCGGCGACCGGTACCGAGGGGCTCGAGCCCGCGCTGGCCTTGGCGTACACCCTCGCCGAACGTGAGGCGCACGCGCAGGGGGTGCCGCTGTCCATCACGTCGGGGTACCGGACGCCTGCCGAGCAGCAGGCGCTGTGGGAGGACGGTGTGGCGACCTATGGGCCGGACGGTGCTCGTCGCTGGGTGCTGCCGCCGGAAGAGTCCACTCACGTCTCCGGCGAGGCGATCGATGTCGGTCCGCAGCAGGGCGCCCGCTGGCTCGAGGCGAACGGCTACCGGTGGGGGCTGTGCCGGACGTTCGAAAACGAGTGGTGGCATTTCGAATTGGCCACCGTGCCGGGCACGGACTGCCCGCCGATGGTGCCGGACGCGAGCGCGCGCTGA
- a CDS encoding glucose 1-dehydrogenase, with translation MDRFDGKVALITGGSSGMGFATARRLLAEGAHVVVTGRDKRRLDAAAAKLGDADRVLALPGDVADLADLDTLVAAVAQRHRQLDVVFANAGIAAFQPTEAITEAEFDRVVDTNFKGVFFTVQKTLPLVADRGAIVVNASWALHRGVPGASLYSATKAAVHNLARSLAAELAPRGIRVNSVSPGYIATPSFRANVSAEAQAAISATVAAGRVGTAEDVADAVAFLASGEASYVNGQDLLVDGGLITAIPDPMV, from the coding sequence ATCGACCGCTTCGACGGCAAGGTCGCACTGATCACCGGCGGGTCGAGCGGCATGGGTTTCGCCACCGCACGACGCCTGCTCGCGGAGGGCGCGCACGTCGTCGTCACCGGACGCGACAAGCGCCGCCTCGACGCCGCGGCCGCGAAACTCGGCGACGCGGACCGCGTCCTCGCGCTACCCGGCGACGTGGCCGACCTCGCAGACCTCGACACCCTCGTCGCAGCCGTGGCGCAGCGACACCGACAGCTGGATGTCGTCTTCGCGAACGCGGGCATCGCCGCGTTCCAGCCGACCGAAGCCATCACCGAAGCCGAGTTCGACCGGGTGGTGGACACCAACTTCAAGGGCGTCTTCTTCACCGTCCAGAAGACCTTGCCGCTCGTGGCGGACCGCGGGGCGATCGTCGTCAACGCCTCCTGGGCGCTGCACCGCGGCGTCCCCGGCGCCTCCCTGTACTCGGCGACCAAGGCGGCCGTGCACAACTTGGCCCGCAGCCTCGCCGCCGAACTGGCGCCACGAGGCATCCGGGTCAACTCCGTCAGCCCCGGCTACATCGCGACGCCGTCGTTCCGCGCGAACGTCTCCGCCGAAGCCCAGGCCGCGATCAGCGCCACGGTGGCGGCCGGGCGCGTGGGCACCGCCGAGGATGTGGCCGACGCCGTCGCGTTCCTCGCATCCGGCGAGGCGTCCTATGTCAACGGGCAGGACCTGCTCGTCGACGGCGGGCTGATCACCGCCATCCCCGACCCGATGGTGTAG
- a CDS encoding helix-turn-helix domain-containing protein has translation MTNVLTALGNPLRLRVVRILADGGEHTCGSVLPDVAKSNLTHHWRVLRDAGVIWQRPSGRELLLSLRRDDLDARFPGLLDSLLEAARRDTGD, from the coding sequence TTGACGAACGTGCTCACCGCCCTGGGCAACCCGCTGCGGCTGCGTGTGGTGCGGATACTGGCCGACGGCGGCGAGCACACCTGCGGCTCGGTCTTGCCGGACGTGGCCAAGTCGAACCTCACCCATCATTGGCGGGTGCTCCGCGACGCCGGAGTCATCTGGCAGCGACCCTCCGGGCGCGAATTGCTGCTGTCGTTACGTCGTGACGACCTCGACGCCCGCTTCCCCGGACTCCTGGATTCCCTGCTCGAAGCCGCCCGCCGCGACACGGGGGACTGA